From the genome of Triticum aestivum cultivar Chinese Spring chromosome 3B, IWGSC CS RefSeq v2.1, whole genome shotgun sequence, one region includes:
- the LOC123069086 gene encoding zinc finger CCCH domain-containing protein 13 isoform X2: protein MSGAPKRSHEEGSHSTPAKRPLDDSSLYSSPSGKLIQPGGSDFHGPFEHDGRFAKVPRVESRDDKRPPLTHRMPVGSSNFVDHPTSSDSRLESKQNKDARDTKVDDREAKADARDVHSDSRIEFQGNKAETDVKTNSRADDTEIRVDRRAHGDFTGDVVKSDKDSHPTGTSNIAWKDNKDHRGKRYVDQPDDTAGWRFLRPGMQGTDETLKVQTIVEERSSKDAHESTGENKIEPKSEDKFRDKDRRKKDEKYRDFGARDADRNDRRIGIQLAGGSVERREIQRDDRDAEKWDRERKDSQKDKENNEREKDSAKKDSFIAVDKENTILEKTASDGAVKPAEHESTAAEMKTLKDDTWKSHDRDLKDKKREKDVDTGDRHDQRSKYNDKESDDTGPEGDTEKDKDTFGSIQRRRMARPKGGSQASQREPRFRSKMRDGEGSQGKSEVSAIVYKAGECMQELLKSWKEFEATPDARNTENQQNGPTLEIRIPAEFVTSTNRQVKGAQLWGTDVYTNDSDLVAVLMHTGYCSPTSSPPPSAIQELRATVRVLPPQDSYTSTLRNNVRSRAWGAGIGCSFRIERCCIVKKGGGAIDLEPRLSHTSAVEPTLAPVAVERTMTTRAAASNALRQQRFVREVTIQYNLCNEPWLKYSISIVADKGLKKSLYTSARLKKGEVIYLETHFNRYELCFSGEKPRSIGSNSNASDLEPEKHQNNSHHHLQNGDRGNTEHELRDVFRWSRCKKAMPEVAMRSIGIPLPAEQVEVLQDNLEWEDVQWSQTGVWVSGKEYPLARVHFLSAN, encoded by the exons ATGAGCGGTGCTCCAAAAAGATCGCATGAGGAGGGTAGCCACTCTACACCCGCGAAACGGCCTTTGGACGATAGCAGCTTGTACTCGAGCCCTTCTGGGAAACTCATTCAACCAGGCGGCAGTGATTTCCATGGTCCTTTTGAACATGATGGAAGATTTGCCAAAGTACCACGTGTTGAGTCACGTGATGATAAGAGGCCACCTCTGACACATCGGATGCCTGTTGGCTCCTCCAACTTTGTTGACCACCCGACCTCATCTGACAGCAGATTagaatcaaaacaaaacaaagatgcACGGGACACCAAGGTTGATGACCGGGAGGCAAAAGCTGATGCTCGGGATGTCCATAGTGATAGCAGGATTGAATTTCAAGGCAATAAAGCTGAGACTGATGTGAAGACAAACAGCAGAGCAGATGACACTGAAATAAGAGTTGACCGGAGGGCGCATGGTGATTTCACAGGTGATGTTGTCAAATCGGATAAGGATAGCCATCCTACTGGAACTTCAAACATAGCCTGGAAAGATAATAAAGACCATAGAGGTAAAAGATATGTTGATCAGCCAGATGATACTGCAGGATGGCGTTTTCTTCGTCCTGGTATGCAAGGCACTGATGAAACTCTCAAGGTTCAAACTATTGTGGAAGAGCGCAGCTCCAAGGATGCACATGAATCTACTGGTGAGAATAAAATAGAACCTAAAAGTGAAGATAAGTTTAGAGACAAGGACAGGAGAAAGAAAGATGAAAAGTATAGAGATTTTGGTGCAAGAGACGCTGATAGAAATGATCGCAGAATTGGTATTCAGCTTGCAGGTGGTAGTGTTGAACGAAGAGAAATTCAAAGGGATGATCGGGATGCTGAAAAATGGGACAGGGAAAGAAAAGATTCCCAGAAGGACAAGGAAAACAATGAGCGTGAGAAGGATTCTGCCAAGAAGGATTCATTTATAGCAGTTGACAAGGAGAACACAATACTGGAAAAAACAGCTTCTGATGGAGCTGTTAAACCTGCTGAACATGAGAGTACAGCTGCTGAAATGAAGACACTTAAAGATGACACATGGAAATCTCATGATAGGGATCTTAAGGACAAGAAAAGAGAGAAGGATGTGGATACAGGAGACAGGCATGACCAAAGGAGTAAATACAATGACAAAGAATCTGATGATACTGGTCCTGAAGGAGATACAGAGAAAGATAAGGATACTTTTGGAAGTATACAGCGCAGGAGGATGGCACGTCCAAAGGGAGGTAGTCAAGCATCTCAACGGGAACCTCGGTTCCGGTCCAAAATGCGTGATGGTGAAGG GTCTCAAG GTAAATCTGAGGTATCTGCAATTGTATATAAAGCTGGTGAATGCATGCAAGAGCTTCTGAAATCATGGAAAGAGTTTGAAGCTACCCCAGATGCTAGAAATACTGAGAATCAACAAAATGGTCCTACTCTTGAAATTCGGATACCTGCGGAGTTTGTTACTTCCACGAATCGGCAA GTAAAAGGCGCTCAGCTTTGGGGAACAGATGTTTATACAAATGATTCAGACCTTGTGGCTG TGTTAATGCATACTGGTTACTGCTCTCCTACATCATCACCTCCACCGTCTGCCATCCAAGAACTGCGTGCAACTGTTCGTGTGCTACCACCACAAGACA GCTATACTTCAACACTAAGGAACAATGTCCGTTCACGTGCTTGGGGCGCTGGTATTGGTTGTAGCTTCCGCATAGAACGCTGCTGCATTGTTAAG AAAGGTGGTGGTGCCATTGATCTCGAGCCTCGCCTTAGCCATACGTCAGCCGTGGAGCCTACACTAGCTCCAGTTGCAGTGGAGCGTACAATGACAACAAGAGCAGCAGCTTCT AATGCATTACGTCAACAAAGATTTGTTCGGGAAGTTACAATACAGTACAATCTCTGCAACGAGCCATG GTTAAAGTACAGTATAAGCATTGTGGCGGACAAGGGATTGAAGAAGTCTCTTTATACTTCTGCGAGGCTGAAAAAGGGCGAAGTCATATACTTGGAAACACATTTCAATAG GTATGAGCTGTGCTTTAGTGGGGAAAAGCCTCGCTCCATTGGATCAAATTCCAATGCATCTGATTTGGAACCGGAAAAACACCAGAACAATAGCCACCACCATTTGCAAAACGGGGACAGGGGCAACACGGAACATGAACTCCGGGACGTGTTCCGATGGTCACGGTGTAAGAAGGCCATGCCTGAGGTTGCCATGAGATCCATTGGTATCCCACTGCCAGCTGAACAAGTTGAG GTGCTGCAGGACAATCTGGAGTGGGAGGATGTGCAGTGGTCGCAGACCGGCGTCTGGGTCTCTGGGAAGGAGTATCCGCTCGCCCGCGTGCATTTCCTCTCGGCGAACTAG
- the LOC123065070 gene encoding uncharacterized protein — protein MAAASGTAATFSIRTPAPGLRRPCARAAAAGGGAKWWAPLLGWSGQPDYIDSQPAAEPAPKEERGKRRFGVLTEEKARQLRLRMMETESFHDVMYHSAIASRLASAPPDTARRTKP, from the coding sequence ATGGCAGCAGCGTCAGGAACCGCCGCGACGTTCTCCATCAGGACGCCGGCGCCGGGGCTCCGGCGGccctgcgcccgcgccgccgcggccggcgGGGGCGCCAAGTGGTGGGCGCCGCTGCTGGGGTGGTCGGGCCAGCCCGACTACATCGACTCCCAGCCGGCCGCTGAACCGGCGCCGAAGGAGGAGCGGGGGAAGAGGCGGTTCGGGGTGCTGACGGAGGAGAAGGCGCGGCAGCTGCGGCTGAGGATGATGGAGACGGAGAGCTTCCACGACGTCATGTACCACTCCGCCATCGCCTCCCGCCTCGCCTCCGCCCCGCCCGACACCGCTCGCCGCACCAAGCCGTAG
- the LOC123069086 gene encoding zinc finger CCCH domain-containing protein 13 isoform X1: MSGAPKRSHEEGSHSTPAKRPLDDSSLYSSPSGKLIQPGGSDFHGPFEHDGRFAKVPRVESRDDKRPPLTHRMPVGSSNFVDHPTSSDSRLESKQNKDARDTKVDDREAKADARDVHSDSRIEFQGNKAETDVKTNSRADDTEIRVDRRAHGDFTGDVVKSDKDSHPTGTSNIAWKDNKDHRGKRYVDQPDDTAGWRFLRPGMQGTDETLKVQTIVEERSSKDAHESTGENKIEPKSEDKFRDKDRRKKDEKYRDFGARDADRNDRRIGIQLAGGSVERREIQRDDRDAEKWDRERKDSQKDKENNEREKDSAKKDSFIAVDKENTILEKTASDGAVKPAEHESTAAEMKTLKDDTWKSHDRDLKDKKREKDVDTGDRHDQRSKYNDKESDDTGPEGDTEKDKDTFGSIQRRRMARPKGGSQASQREPRFRSKMRDGEGSQGKSEVSAIVYKAGECMQELLKSWKEFEATPDARNTENQQNGPTLEIRIPAEFVTSTNRQVKGAQLWGTDVYTNDSDLVAVLMHTGYCSPTSSPPPSAIQELRATVRVLPPQDSYTSTLRNNVRSRAWGAGIGCSFRIERCCIVKKGGGAIDLEPRLSHTSAVEPTLAPVAVERTMTTRAAASNALRQQRFVREVTIQYNLCNEPWLKYSISIVADKGLKKSLYTSARLKKGEVIYLETHFNSSRRYELCFSGEKPRSIGSNSNASDLEPEKHQNNSHHHLQNGDRGNTEHELRDVFRWSRCKKAMPEVAMRSIGIPLPAEQVEVLQDNLEWEDVQWSQTGVWVSGKEYPLARVHFLSAN; encoded by the exons ATGAGCGGTGCTCCAAAAAGATCGCATGAGGAGGGTAGCCACTCTACACCCGCGAAACGGCCTTTGGACGATAGCAGCTTGTACTCGAGCCCTTCTGGGAAACTCATTCAACCAGGCGGCAGTGATTTCCATGGTCCTTTTGAACATGATGGAAGATTTGCCAAAGTACCACGTGTTGAGTCACGTGATGATAAGAGGCCACCTCTGACACATCGGATGCCTGTTGGCTCCTCCAACTTTGTTGACCACCCGACCTCATCTGACAGCAGATTagaatcaaaacaaaacaaagatgcACGGGACACCAAGGTTGATGACCGGGAGGCAAAAGCTGATGCTCGGGATGTCCATAGTGATAGCAGGATTGAATTTCAAGGCAATAAAGCTGAGACTGATGTGAAGACAAACAGCAGAGCAGATGACACTGAAATAAGAGTTGACCGGAGGGCGCATGGTGATTTCACAGGTGATGTTGTCAAATCGGATAAGGATAGCCATCCTACTGGAACTTCAAACATAGCCTGGAAAGATAATAAAGACCATAGAGGTAAAAGATATGTTGATCAGCCAGATGATACTGCAGGATGGCGTTTTCTTCGTCCTGGTATGCAAGGCACTGATGAAACTCTCAAGGTTCAAACTATTGTGGAAGAGCGCAGCTCCAAGGATGCACATGAATCTACTGGTGAGAATAAAATAGAACCTAAAAGTGAAGATAAGTTTAGAGACAAGGACAGGAGAAAGAAAGATGAAAAGTATAGAGATTTTGGTGCAAGAGACGCTGATAGAAATGATCGCAGAATTGGTATTCAGCTTGCAGGTGGTAGTGTTGAACGAAGAGAAATTCAAAGGGATGATCGGGATGCTGAAAAATGGGACAGGGAAAGAAAAGATTCCCAGAAGGACAAGGAAAACAATGAGCGTGAGAAGGATTCTGCCAAGAAGGATTCATTTATAGCAGTTGACAAGGAGAACACAATACTGGAAAAAACAGCTTCTGATGGAGCTGTTAAACCTGCTGAACATGAGAGTACAGCTGCTGAAATGAAGACACTTAAAGATGACACATGGAAATCTCATGATAGGGATCTTAAGGACAAGAAAAGAGAGAAGGATGTGGATACAGGAGACAGGCATGACCAAAGGAGTAAATACAATGACAAAGAATCTGATGATACTGGTCCTGAAGGAGATACAGAGAAAGATAAGGATACTTTTGGAAGTATACAGCGCAGGAGGATGGCACGTCCAAAGGGAGGTAGTCAAGCATCTCAACGGGAACCTCGGTTCCGGTCCAAAATGCGTGATGGTGAAGG GTCTCAAG GTAAATCTGAGGTATCTGCAATTGTATATAAAGCTGGTGAATGCATGCAAGAGCTTCTGAAATCATGGAAAGAGTTTGAAGCTACCCCAGATGCTAGAAATACTGAGAATCAACAAAATGGTCCTACTCTTGAAATTCGGATACCTGCGGAGTTTGTTACTTCCACGAATCGGCAA GTAAAAGGCGCTCAGCTTTGGGGAACAGATGTTTATACAAATGATTCAGACCTTGTGGCTG TGTTAATGCATACTGGTTACTGCTCTCCTACATCATCACCTCCACCGTCTGCCATCCAAGAACTGCGTGCAACTGTTCGTGTGCTACCACCACAAGACA GCTATACTTCAACACTAAGGAACAATGTCCGTTCACGTGCTTGGGGCGCTGGTATTGGTTGTAGCTTCCGCATAGAACGCTGCTGCATTGTTAAG AAAGGTGGTGGTGCCATTGATCTCGAGCCTCGCCTTAGCCATACGTCAGCCGTGGAGCCTACACTAGCTCCAGTTGCAGTGGAGCGTACAATGACAACAAGAGCAGCAGCTTCT AATGCATTACGTCAACAAAGATTTGTTCGGGAAGTTACAATACAGTACAATCTCTGCAACGAGCCATG GTTAAAGTACAGTATAAGCATTGTGGCGGACAAGGGATTGAAGAAGTCTCTTTATACTTCTGCGAGGCTGAAAAAGGGCGAAGTCATATACTTGGAAACACATTTCAATAG TTCTCGCAGGTATGAGCTGTGCTTTAGTGGGGAAAAGCCTCGCTCCATTGGATCAAATTCCAATGCATCTGATTTGGAACCGGAAAAACACCAGAACAATAGCCACCACCATTTGCAAAACGGGGACAGGGGCAACACGGAACATGAACTCCGGGACGTGTTCCGATGGTCACGGTGTAAGAAGGCCATGCCTGAGGTTGCCATGAGATCCATTGGTATCCCACTGCCAGCTGAACAAGTTGAG GTGCTGCAGGACAATCTGGAGTGGGAGGATGTGCAGTGGTCGCAGACCGGCGTCTGGGTCTCTGGGAAGGAGTATCCGCTCGCCCGCGTGCATTTCCTCTCGGCGAACTAG
- the LOC123067408 gene encoding (S)-beta-macrocarpene synthase-like, with protein MDALERHLEFGNARERRRCSLGLENFGEEARILELEEIDAVLQQRILSQPQMRERMEVLLEQLVSLRFYLLRKNRYDVSSDVFNKFQDKQGDFFQSDTNSLLSSYSAAHMRTKGEKVLDKAIYFTKKHLLGTLEHLESPCVEEVYFALLTPPFRRVRILEARSYIPCYEKEPTRNEAILELAKLNFNILQLLFCEELKEVTLWWQKLKVGSNLSFVRDRIVETYFWINGTSYNHKYSYSRIIATKITTFMTIIDDILDTYGSTEESMQLAEAINRWDEGAVDVLPEYMKDIYLYLLETFRSFEEHLGPGKSYRVVYLKESAISVNVLIFFMKTIFPWATAKKHSMINSSNLHPTFNNQRIIIRFCLIQEPRITSLRQTYN; from the exons atggatgcactagagcggCACCTCGAATTTGGAAATGCACGGGAGCGGCGGCGTTGTTCTCTTGGATTAGAGAATTTTGGGGAGGAGGCGAGGATACTGGAGTTGGAGGAGATCGATGCGGTGCTGCAGCAGCGTATTCTTTCG CAACCTCAGATGAGAGAAAGAATGGAAGTTTTATTGGAGCAA TTGGTTTCACTTCGATTTTATCTTTTGCGGAAAAATAGATATGATGTCTCATCTG ATGTATTCAATAAATTTCAAGACAAACAAGGAGATTTCTTTCAATCAGATACAAATAGTTTATTGAGCTCATATAGTGCAGCGCATATGAGGACCAAGGGAGAGAAAGTACTTGACAAGGCAATCTATTTCACTAAAAAACACCTCCTTGGCACGTTAGAACATTTGGAATCACCATGTGTAGAGGAAGTGTATTTTGCCCTTCTTACACCTCCTTTTAGAAGGGTTAGGATATTAGAAGCAAGAAGCTACATACCTTGTTATGAAAAAGAGCCTACACGAAATGAAGCCATATTGGAGCTTGCAAAATTGAATTTTAATATTCTGCAACTTCTTTTCTGTGAGGAGTTAAAAGAGGTCACCTT GTGGTGGCAGAAACTCAAGGTCGGATCAAATTTGAGTTTCGTAAGAGACAGAATAGTAGAAACTTATTTTTGGATAAATGGAACTAGCTACAATCACAAATATTCTTATTCCCGTATTATAGCTACAAAGATCACTACTTTCATGACTATAATAGATGACATATTGGACACCTATGGTAGCACTGAAGAGAGCATGCAACTTGCAGAAGCAATTAATAG GTGGGATGAAGGTGCAGTAGATGTGCTTCCAGAATACATGAAGGATATCTACTTATATTTGTTGGAAACATTTCGTTCTTTTGAGGAGCATTTAGGACCTGGGAAGAGCTACCGTGTTGTTTATCTTAAAGAATCGGCAA TTAGTGTTAATGTGTTGATATTTTTCATGAAAACCATATTCCCATGGGCTACAGCCAAGAAACATTCGATGATAAATAGTTCCAACTTACATCCAACATTCAATAATCAGCGAATAATAATCCGGTTTTGCCTAATTCAAGAACCAAGAATTACATCTCTCAGACAGACATATAAC